The window AAGTGAGATGGTTATGGAGAACCCTTTTTCTTTGGAACCCTATACGTCAAAGGATCGTTTCTGCGACCGAGAGCAGGAACTTGGTGATGTTTTGTCTTTTTTGACGAATGGTTCAAATGTCACTTTGATTTCTCCGAGGCGCTATGGCAAGACTGGCCTGATTTTTAGGACTTTTGAGGATCTTAAGGAAAAACACTATATATGCATTTATGCCGATATTTTCTCGGCGCAGAATTTAGATGACCTTATTAAGATTTTGTCCGAAGCGATTGTCTGCTCAATGTCGAGTGAGTCGCTTGTAAAAAAGTTTTTTGCGGCTCTTAAAAATGCGCGTCCTCTGCTCAGTTATGATCCCATTTCGGGAAGTCCGCAGGTTTCACTTTCCTTTCAACAAGAAGGGGAAAGACCCAAAACACTAAAGTCTCTTTTTGATTTTCTTGAAAAACAGGGCAAGAAAATTGTCTTTGCTATTGATGAATTTCAACAGGTTCGCGAATTTAAGGAAACAAATGTTGAGGCTCTGCTAAGAACTTATATCCAGCAATTACATCATGTGAAGTTTATCTTTTGCGGAAGCAAGAAACACCTGATGACGGACATGTTTGTAAATGCGAAAAGCCCTTTTTACGAAAGCTCTAGGACGGTTCATATTGACCGTATTGTCCCCGAAAAATATGGCCCGTTTATTAAGGATTTGTTTAAA is drawn from uncultured Fibrobacter sp. and contains these coding sequences:
- a CDS encoding ATP-binding protein produces the protein MENPFSLEPYTSKDRFCDREQELGDVLSFLTNGSNVTLISPRRYGKTGLIFRTFEDLKEKHYICIYADIFSAQNLDDLIKILSEAIVCSMSSESLVKKFFAALKNARPLLSYDPISGSPQVSLSFQQEGERPKTLKSLFDFLEKQGKKIVFAIDEFQQVREFKETNVEALLRTYIQQLHHVKFIFCGSKKHLMTDMFVNAKSPFYESSRTVHIDRIVPEKYGPFIKDLFKKYGKSIDNESVDFIMDWTKRHTYYTQYVCNRVFAECSQKIVLDDVKVVVTRIIRNEIANFIERRNLVTEKQWLFLVAVAKEGAVRQPTANAFLMKYRIGNSATAKKIFAALVEKELLLEQSDLEGKCYSVYNVFMSRWMETL